In one window of Spirochaetaceae bacterium DNA:
- a CDS encoding Uma2 family endonuclease — translation MDTAVASEQTDRLRVVTSDDCTLADLSALQGHWTQAQYLKLTNEGNRLIEFTDGRIEFLPMPTQRHQAISRFLFRALDSFVRDIGGEVFYAPLRLRIRDGKFREPDLLLVRDADDPRCRDDYWLGADLVMEVVSPHNPDRDMVDKRFDYAEAGILEYWIVNPLDETVTVLVLADGAYREHGVFRPGAHAGSTVLSGLSVNVRESFDAARTRQPDP, via the coding sequence ATGGACACGGCGGTTGCCTCCGAACAGACCGATCGACTGCGGGTCGTCACGTCCGACGACTGCACGCTCGCCGACCTGTCCGCGTTGCAGGGGCACTGGACGCAGGCGCAGTATCTGAAGCTGACCAATGAAGGTAATCGCCTGATCGAGTTTACCGACGGACGCATCGAGTTTTTGCCCATGCCTACCCAACGACATCAAGCGATTTCGCGTTTCCTGTTCCGTGCCCTGGATTCGTTCGTTCGCGACATCGGCGGGGAGGTATTCTACGCGCCCCTGCGGCTGCGTATCCGCGACGGCAAGTTTCGCGAGCCGGATCTGCTGCTCGTCCGCGACGCCGACGACCCTCGCTGTCGGGACGACTATTGGCTTGGTGCGGATCTGGTCATGGAGGTGGTCAGTCCGCACAATCCCGACCGGGACATGGTGGACAAGCGCTTCGACTACGCAGAGGCGGGCATCCTCGAGTATTGGATTGTCAACCCGCTGGACGAGACCGTTACGGTGCTCGTCCTTGCGGACGGCGCATACCGGGAACACGGCGTGTTCCGACCGGGCGCTCACGCCGGTTCGACGGTGCTGTCCGGGCTCTCGGTCAACGTCCGGGAGTCATTCGACGCGGCGCGGACGCGTCAACCCGACCCATGA
- a CDS encoding ATP-binding protein, with protein MTISRELLRSKLDESLFLPPRRLTRRDVRLPAIAGKAFAVIGVRRSGKTSYLAEHRSRNLHAGVPPESQLLLLLEDERLAGITVDDLGWMLEEHARRFPQSYVREEVTLYLDEVQYVPGWEGLVRRLIDTGGVQVFVTGSSARLLSREVATSLRGRAMEVLIHPFSFRESLRHAGAAPAPRHAPDTGPEAAVLHQRLRRYLVEGGFPEAQGAEPRDRAALLAGYVDVVVLRDVIDRHAVSNPLALRWLQRQLLANPGGSFSVKKQYDTLRSQGVRVGKDTLHEYLGYLEDAFLIRTVSLHTASERRRMVNPRKAYPVDPDLIALFARSGRSHHGRALETAVLLELERRGWEVSYLRTEQGWEVDFFAHRAGEAPMLVQVCLETSQDATWERELRALQAAGEMYQDASRWLVTLDPSPPRRLPEGVTWASAAHWLLGDW; from the coding sequence ATGACAATTTCCCGAGAGCTCCTGCGCTCCAAGCTGGACGAGTCGCTGTTCCTTCCGCCGCGCCGACTCACCCGCCGCGACGTGCGGCTTCCCGCCATCGCCGGGAAGGCGTTCGCGGTCATCGGCGTGCGGCGCAGCGGCAAGACCTCCTACCTTGCCGAGCACCGCTCCCGGAACCTGCACGCCGGCGTACCCCCTGAGTCCCAGTTGCTGCTTCTGCTCGAGGACGAGCGGCTCGCCGGTATCACCGTAGACGACCTGGGTTGGATGCTCGAGGAGCACGCCCGCCGCTTTCCGCAGTCGTACGTGCGCGAGGAGGTCACCCTGTACCTGGATGAGGTCCAGTACGTTCCGGGCTGGGAGGGACTCGTACGCCGGTTGATCGACACCGGCGGCGTACAGGTGTTCGTGACCGGCTCTTCTGCACGCCTGCTGAGCAGAGAGGTAGCGACCAGCCTCCGCGGCCGCGCGATGGAGGTGCTGATCCACCCCTTCAGCTTCCGCGAATCGTTGCGCCACGCCGGCGCGGCGCCGGCTCCGCGCCACGCGCCGGACACGGGTCCGGAGGCGGCAGTACTGCACCAGCGCCTGCGGCGCTACCTGGTCGAGGGCGGCTTTCCCGAGGCGCAGGGCGCCGAGCCGCGCGACCGCGCGGCGCTGCTCGCGGGTTATGTCGACGTGGTCGTGCTGCGCGACGTGATCGACCGCCACGCGGTGTCGAATCCGCTCGCCCTGCGCTGGTTGCAGCGGCAGTTGCTGGCCAACCCCGGAGGCAGCTTCTCGGTGAAGAAGCAGTACGACACCCTGCGCTCCCAGGGGGTGCGCGTCGGCAAGGACACCCTGCACGAGTACCTCGGCTACCTGGAGGATGCCTTCCTGATCCGCACCGTCTCGCTGCACACCGCCTCCGAGCGCCGGCGCATGGTGAATCCGCGCAAGGCATACCCGGTGGACCCGGACTTGATCGCCCTGTTCGCGCGCAGCGGTCGCAGCCACCACGGCCGCGCCCTGGAGACCGCCGTGCTGCTGGAGTTGGAACGGCGCGGCTGGGAGGTATCCTACCTGCGCACCGAACAGGGCTGGGAGGTCGACTTCTTCGCTCACCGCGCGGGAGAGGCGCCGATGCTGGTCCAGGTGTGCCTGGAGACCAGCCAGGATGCGACCTGGGAGCGGGAACTGCGCGCCCTCCAGGCCGCTGGGGAAATGTACCAGGATGCCAGCCGCTGGCTGGTCACGCTCGACCCGTCGCCGCCGCGGCGCCTCCCGGAAGGTGTGACGTGGGCTTCCGCCGCGCACTGGCTGTTGGGCGACTGGTAG